A stretch of Corvus hawaiiensis isolate bCorHaw1 chromosome 8, bCorHaw1.pri.cur, whole genome shotgun sequence DNA encodes these proteins:
- the ANKRD22 gene encoding ankyrin repeat domain-containing protein 22 isoform X2 — MGILYSEPICQAAHNNDFNKVHLLLERNGNYLNVQDSFSGDTPLICACKQGNNRIVNYLLRKHADVNLRNKKDRTCLHYAVRKRFTFLDYVLIIILMPVMLIGYLLMVSKTKQNEHLVKMLLRAGVDVNATDSSGSTALHYACEMKNQAVIPLLLEAHADTSVKNQDGETPLDIARRLQFHNIESMIEKDS; from the exons ATGGGTATACTCTATTCAGAG CCCATCTGTCAGGCAGCTCACAACAACGATTTCAATAAAGTTCATCTCCTTTTGGAGCGCAACGGCAACTATCTGAATGTCCAGGACAGCTTCAGTGGAGACACCCCTTTAATTTGTGCATGTAAACAAGGAAACAACAGGATAGTTAATTATCTTCTTAGAAAACATGCTGATGTCAACCTCAGAAATAAG AAGGACCGCACTTGCCTCCATTATGCTGTGAGGAAACGGTTTACCTTCCTTGACTACGTGCTCATCATAATCCTCATGCCAGTTATGCTTATTGGATATCTTCTCATG GTCTCAAAGACAAAACAGAATGAACACCTGGTCAAGATGTTGCTTAGAGCTGGAGTCGATGTGAATGCTACAGACTCT TCTGGCAGCACAGCTCTTCACTATGCTTGTGAAATGAAAAACCAGGCAGTCATTCCTCTACTGCTTGAAGCTCATGCAGACACTTCTGTAAAGAATCAG GATGGGGAGACTCCCTTAGATATAGCAAGAAGATTACAGTTCCACAACATTGAAAGCATGATAGAAAAAGATTCTTAG
- the ANKRD22 gene encoding ankyrin repeat domain-containing protein 22 isoform X1 has translation MGSMDVLVKHVLMHIIFSLQPICQAAHNNDFNKVHLLLERNGNYLNVQDSFSGDTPLICACKQGNNRIVNYLLRKHADVNLRNKKDRTCLHYAVRKRFTFLDYVLIIILMPVMLIGYLLMVSKTKQNEHLVKMLLRAGVDVNATDSSGSTALHYACEMKNQAVIPLLLEAHADTSVKNQDGETPLDIARRLQFHNIESMIEKDS, from the exons ATGGGAAGTATGGATGTCTTAGTGAAACACGTGCTGATGCATATTATCTTCTCACTTCAGCCCATCTGTCAGGCAGCTCACAACAACGATTTCAATAAAGTTCATCTCCTTTTGGAGCGCAACGGCAACTATCTGAATGTCCAGGACAGCTTCAGTGGAGACACCCCTTTAATTTGTGCATGTAAACAAGGAAACAACAGGATAGTTAATTATCTTCTTAGAAAACATGCTGATGTCAACCTCAGAAATAAG AAGGACCGCACTTGCCTCCATTATGCTGTGAGGAAACGGTTTACCTTCCTTGACTACGTGCTCATCATAATCCTCATGCCAGTTATGCTTATTGGATATCTTCTCATG GTCTCAAAGACAAAACAGAATGAACACCTGGTCAAGATGTTGCTTAGAGCTGGAGTCGATGTGAATGCTACAGACTCT TCTGGCAGCACAGCTCTTCACTATGCTTGTGAAATGAAAAACCAGGCAGTCATTCCTCTACTGCTTGAAGCTCATGCAGACACTTCTGTAAAGAATCAG GATGGGGAGACTCCCTTAGATATAGCAAGAAGATTACAGTTCCACAACATTGAAAGCATGATAGAAAAAGATTCTTAG